The following proteins come from a genomic window of Theileria equi strain WA chromosome 2 map unlocalized gcontig_1105316255037, whole genome shotgun sequence:
- a CDS encoding hypothetical protein (encoded by transcript BEWA_035340A), with product MSQISQKSMMWQASKSWSMLADTLGELSEPDTVSKLLSNTTNDMEEALRSINEGNVEQNKTTFLAVRESQNFLDGLALRQSPGEVSTALETIEFTIRNKVSNMGTMVDTLDESTGTMEASEAKVGSAKVNESSGDSEDADSRDQSNNSVHCVLSIGPLWSHSSIDTSPTVRNLSDGSH from the coding sequence ATGAGCCAAATCAGCCAAAAGAGCATGATGTGGCAAGCCAGCAAGAGCTGGAGCATGCTTGCAGACACCCTTGGCGAGCTTTCCGAACCAGACACGGTGAGCAAGCTCCTCAGCAACACCACCAACGACATGGAAGAAGCCCTCAGATCCATCAACGAAGGAAACGTGGAACAAAACAAGACCACCTTTCTTGCAGTGAGAGAAAGCCAAAACTTCCTTGACGGCCTTGCCCTCAGGCAAAGCCCAGGAGAAGTGAGCACCGCACTTGAGACCATCGAATTCACCATTAGGAACAAAGTGAGCAACATGGGCACCATGGTGGACACCCTTGACGAGAGCACCGGCACCATGGAGGCCAGCGAAGCCAAGGTCGGCAGCGCCAAAGTCAACGAAAGCAGCGGAGACAGCGAAGACGCTGACAGCAGAGATCAAAGCAACAATAGCGTTCATTGTGTACTTAGTATCGGTCCTCTGTGGTCTCACTCCAGCATTGATACTTCACCTACTGTTAGAAATCTCAGTGATGGATCTCATTAG
- a CDS encoding conserved hypothetical protein (encoded by transcript BEWA_035400A) — translation MFLRLQCRRFSFTYPVPKSLREVAKVQLLQQRDPETIKQLWNAQFAEKREVVTTSMSVKAYETLSFNSKSAPMFILPVKRGSGSYFNAILQFASKSVLYTSVDSFKAKGLPNSEPYFILTFFDELAHRDVVLVRGDVINTRDVSKENARALMDNTIMFYTDFNLFQWVKTFNKRPQEFDYEEFKRKCSKLFV, via the coding sequence ATGTTTTTGAGACTGCAATGTCGAAGATTCAGCTTTACGTACCCTGTCCCTAAATCGCTGAGGGAAGTTGCAAAGGTGCAGCTTTTGCAGCAGAGAGACCCAGAAACAATAAAGCAACTATGGAACGCACAATTTGCGGAAAAGAGGGAAGTTGTGACAACTTCAATGTCTGTCAAGGCGTATGAAACGCTAAGCTTCAATTCAAAGAGTGCTCCCAtgttcattcttccagtCAAGAGAGGATCTGGCTCGTACTTTAATGCGATTCTACAGTTTGCGTCAAAGTCTGTGCTTTACACCTCTGTTGATTCGTTCAAGGCCAAGGGGTTACCAAACTCTGAGCCATATTTTATACTCACATTTTTTGATGAACTTGCACACAGAGATGTTGTTTTAGTAAGGGGTGATGTGATAAACACCAGAGACGTTTCCAAGGAAAATGCAAGAGCTCTCATGGACAACACGATCATGTTTTACACTGACTTTAACCTGTTTCAGTGGGTCAAGACATTTAATAAGAGACCGCAAGAGTTTGACTatgaagagtttaaaaGGAAATGCTCTAAACTTTTCGTCTAG
- a CDS encoding hypothetical protein (encoded by transcript BEWA_035430A) has product MVPTLCSRCIHSLRCSYLDSLLPYGRRFFGTRQERHEYTSHFKTIPLSSLSKDFITVPIHHQDYRELLKTIVKGGKASISNKNFWKKCAKAFLYNRHHFTAKELVKIVNAFGRAKYDDPVLFNQIASLLLENQQNLSITDIPIILHACSEVGYHNKELFGRLYSVLSENVDRLGRHGIVMAIHAAKSAESLDILSRRILESVQVFTVEVSVMCNYKMSL; this is encoded by the exons ATGGTGCCTACACTCTGCTCAAGGTGTATTCACTCTCTCAGGTGCTCCTATTTGGACTCGTTACTCCCATATGGACGCAGATTTTTTGGAACTAGACAAGAGAGGCACGAATACACCTctcattttaaaacaatCCCCCTTTCGAGCCTATCAAAGGATTTTATAACCGTACCAATTCACCATCAGGACTATAGAGAGCTGCTAAAGACTATCGTAAAAG GTGGAAAGGCGTCAATTTCTaacaaaaacttttggaaaaaatgcGCTAAAGCATTCTTGTACAATAGGCATCATTTTACTGCAAAGGAACTGGTAAAGATTGTCAATGCCTTTGGAAGGGCAAAGTATGATGACCCGGTCCTTTTTAATCAAATTGCATCCTTGTTGTTGGAAAACCAACAAAACCTCTCGATAACCGATATTCCAATTATACTTCATGCATGTTCAGAAGTCGGATATCATAACAAGGAGCTCTTTGGAAGATTATACTCTGTGCTTAGTGAAAATGTTGATCGTCTGGGACGACACGGAATTGTCATGGCCATACATGCCGCAAAAAGTGCAGAATCGTTAGATATACTTTCTAGGCGGATATTAGAAAGTGTCCAAGTGTTTACCGTGGAGGTGAGTGTTATGTGCAACTATAAGATGAGTTTGTAA
- a CDS encoding hypothetical protein (encoded by transcript BEWA_035380A), with translation MAVPQPGVIIDISQKPPDDGPYTYGGNGNQDVQLVRTEDPPDSGFFKFTHSPSSGGSGDTFHVEKVMSGATPVSELKQAENIEHLAVWYYSGDRHHNQPILIEIERKDTGYDYRETKGSSTEWNTAGSSQSQLKGEKLEQRLEYLNCKHNNALTANLTFQNSSTLSDKHHGGKNKYCCYYHNPGGVNDLGNITVEKVKIYCTGNHNSADCYKHEVDTSDGSTVAKIKYDITDGGGVRKRIKSDGLSFPVTGSVTVYVLYCDRNPALIYVKGTGQSKWYKKPNGSSNDISGDENWTDVTHTLEGATPKHFGKLERNQWNALVNVLRTFPGCRSLGTCPPPPKPPPAPLGPQGPPSGGSTSGSVADGLTTEPTQALPSGGARSEEGSKKLPSDVVAGGQESGTSLPASPQASVVSESAALADVASGGILAGSAGSGLTGFLGYRFYQSFKGNPWVGQI, from the coding sequence ATGGCTGTTCCTCAACCTGGTGTCATCATAGACATAAGTCAGAAGCCTCCTGATGATGGACCTTACACGTATGGAGGTAATGGTAACCAAGATGTCCAGCTTGTGAGAACTGAGGATCCTCCTGACTCTGGTTTCTTTAAGTTCACACATAGCCCATCCAGTGGAGGATCTGGAGATACTTTCCATGTAGAAAAGGTTATGTCTGGAGCTACTCCAGTTTCAGAGTTAAAACAGGCTGAAAATATTGAGCATCTAGCAGTATGGTATTATTCCGGAGATAGACACCATAATCAACCTATTCTCATAGAAATTGAGAGGAAAGATACCGGCTATGATTATCGTGAAACTAAGGGAAGTAGTACTGAATGGAATACTGCTGGAAGTTCTCAATCTCAACTCAAAGGTGAAAAACTTGAGCAAAGACTGGAATATCTTAACTGCAAACATAATAACGCACTTACCGCAAATCTCACCTTTCAGAATTCTAGCACTCTTTCTGATAAACATCACGGTGGTAAGAATAAGTACTGTTGCTATTACCATAATCCTGGGGGTGTTAATGACCTAGGAAATATCACTGTTGAGAAAGTAAAGATTTATTGCACAGGGAATCATAACAGTGCCGACTGCTACAAGCATGAGGTTGATACTTCTGATGGATCCACAGTTGCAAAGATTAAGTACGATATTACAGATGGTGGTGGAGTTAGAAAGCGCATAAAGTCTGATGGTCTTTCCTTTCCCGTCACAGGTTCTGTTACTGTTTATGTACTATACTGTGATCGAAATCCAGCTCTTATTTATGTTAAAGGAACTGGGCAAAGCaaatggtacaagaaaCCTAATGGTAGTAGTAATGATATtagtggagatgaaaaCTGGACAGATGTCACTCATACTCTTGAAGGTGCAACACCTAAACATTTCGGTAAACTTGAACGTAACCAATGGAATGCACTTGTGAATGTACTGAGGACGTTTCCCGGATGTAGAAGCTTGGGAACATGTCCTCCACCTCCTAAACCTCCTCCTGCTCCTCTTGGACCTCAAGGACCTCCTTCTGGTGGTAGTACTAGTGGTAGTGTTGCTGATGGACTTACTACTGAACCTACCCAAGCTCTTCCTTCTGGAGGTGCTAGATCTGAAGAAGGGTCTAAAAAACTTCCTAGTGATGTTGTTGCTGGAGGACAAGAATCTGGTACTAGTCTACCTGCTAGTCCTCAAGCTTCTGTTGTTTCTGAATCTGCTGCTCTTGCTGATGTAGCCTCTGGTGGTATTCTTGCTGGTTCTGCAGGGTCCGGATTGACTGGTTTCTTGGGATATAGGTTCTACCAAAGCTTTAAAGGAAATCCATGGGTTGGgcagatttag
- a CDS encoding hypothetical protein (encoded by transcript BEWA_035360A), which translates to MKEALALFLLLCGSCYCRYDAGAGTALNLSNVDSQRVDLTLKTQNGVKYASYMPHEDVEITTILHGESVVWRGYSGRSCVLLNTYSKTGCSTLVALYTKGHGIPEPLYYEVKFGNKWVPIVETDFIEKIEKMRASHDVVIPPTEAPRNIQGPAQAVKKTNSEHLGEPLNIAGIDPTKVNLNVVANDDVKQVSYLPIDLPFSEVSDGNDVFWKAGEGEKCTGLHTYDDGKNAELLAMYIKKGSDLRCKYFLKCNTWKEIPKKEFDGRHLHIYGLIPEYESSASGLVLDLSHADASQIYVSENTNGASTHKSFFPKGDSFFESIQDGKVTIWTAEGEEKCTIVYSNSTKGVQGLTLNINNDENTIFRYFVKAEGEWKSATRKGYDELLASDVVFGLTLDISNVDYTTVKRVVNTSDGLKYVSYLPEDDSFFGRILDKDVELWTATSAQECSTVFVYSKKSSPYLLSLFFKHDSKYVFEHYENFGGMWNKVSEEDFNEKVAALKALKYEAYKLDISNMDKNKVTVSSETYSGITHTITLPKGTVSIVSVTDKSQNIWSGDMETTCTFLGSYSKEGHSDIVYLRAVSGGNTYYNYYENKNNRWTPITEQEFTEKHSDMKRELSPEEIYAKYGLSFNLSVFDPAKVRTLSVSRGISFRAYHAKDKHFFKEVSEGGNLVWTGEMGRECYDIYLYLRKSFPDLLALNVKNGASFSFVYFENMVTSWNEITEEEFYEKLKELEVKPQMLDDVIDLTHLHDVEEFKPFEDSPYVVLKYVPEVAVKKVVEGPYNLWKSSGDEACISASFYVKEKRHLLAQLVVEGGVVDLTTLYYERRTFGWYNITRELFDFKVEKLRSVSDAFLTVSFYTVSLLSAVVYTMTML; encoded by the coding sequence ATGAAGGAGGCACTTGCGTTGTTCCTCCTCTTATGTGGATCATGCTATTGCCGCTATGACGCCGGTGCAGGCACGGCTCTGAACCTCTCAAACGTAGATTCCCAGAGGGTCGACCTGACCCTCAAGACCCAGAATGGAGTCAAATACGCTTCCTACATGCCACATGAGGACGTTGAAATCACAACTATACTACACGGCGAGAGTGTCGTATGGAGGGGGTACTCGGGAAGGAGCTGTGTTCTCTTGAACACCTACTCCAAGACAGGATGCTCTACTCTCGTTGCCCTATACACCAAGGGACATGGCATCCCAGAACCGCTCTACTATGAAGTAAAGTTTGGAAACAAGTGGGTTCCCATCGTTGAAACCGACTTTATCGAAAAGATCGAAAAGATGAGGGCATCCCATGATGTTGTAATCCCACCAACTGAGGCGCCCAGGAATATCCAAGGGCCGGCACAGGCGGTCAAAAAAACCAACAGTGAACACCTTGGAGAACCGCTGAACATCGCAGGCATTGATCCTACCAAGGTTAACCTCAACGTAGTTGCCAATGACGATGTCAAGCAGGTCTCCTACTTGCCGATCGACCTCCCATTCTCCGAGGTTTCTGACGGAAACGACGTCTTCTGGAAGGCCGGCGAGGGAGAAAAGTGCACAGGACTCCATACGTATGACGACGGCAAGAATGCTGAACTCCTTGCCATGTACATCAAAAAGGGTTCTGATCTAAGATGCAAGTACTTCCTCAAGTGCAATACCTGGAAGgagattccaaagaaggagtTTGATGGAAGacatttacacatttacgGACTCATCCCAGAGTATGAATCCTCGGCATCTGGTCTAGTCCTTGACCTTTCGCATGCTGATGCCTCCCAGATTTACGTGAGTGAAAACACCAATGGCGCTTCCACTCACAAGTCATTCTTCCCCAAGGGTGATTCGTTCTTTGAAAGCATCCAAGACGGCAAAGTCACCATTTGGACAGCCGAAGGTGAAGAGAAGTGCACAATTGTTTATTCCAACTCGACAAAAGGAGTACAGGGACTCACCCTCAACATTAACAATGATGAGAATACCATCTTCAGATACTTTGTGAAGGCTGAAGGTGAGTGGAAGAGTGCCACAAGGAAGGGATATGACGAACTTCTTGCCAGCGATGTGGTGTTTGGCCTTACATTGGATATCAGCAACGTCGATTACACCACGGTCAAGAGAGTTGTGAACACTTCAGACGGTTTGAAATACGTCTCCTACCTTCCAGAAGACgattcattctttggaagaATCCTTGACAAGGATGTCGAGTTGTGGACCGCAACCTCAGCTCAGGAATGTTCTACCGTCTTTGTTTACTCCAAGAAATCCTCTCCATACCTCCTCTCCCTCTTCTTCAAGCACGATTCCAAGTATGTGTTCGAGCACTATGAGAACTTTGGTGGAATGTGGAACAAGGTCTCCGAGGAAGACTTTAATGAAAAGGTGGCTGCTCTAAAGGCTTTGAAATATGAAGCCTACAAACTCGACATTTCCAACATGGACAAGAACAAGGTCACTGTATCTTCCGAAACTTATTCTGGCATCACACACACAATCACTTTGCCAAAGGGAACCGTCTCCATTGTATCTGTAACTGACAAATCACAAAACATTTGGAGTGGTGACATGGAAACCACATGCACCTTTTTGGGTTCATATTCAAAGGAAGGACACTCCGATATCGTCTACTTGCGCGCTGTCTCGGGAGGAAATACCTACTATAACTACTACGAGAATAAGAACAACAGGTGGACTCCCATTACCGAACAAGAGTTTACCGAAAAACACTCGGACATGAAGAGGGAATTATCGCCAGAGGAGATTTACGCAAAGTACGGTCTCAGCTTTAACCTTTCAGTCTTCGATCCAGCAAAGGTTAGGACTCTCAGTGTTTCCAGGGGTATATCTTTCAGGGCATATCACGCAAAGGACAAGCACTTTTTTAAGGAAGTATCAGAGGGCGGAAATCTTGTTTGGACCGGAGAGATGGGCAGAGAATGCTATGACATTTACTTGTACCTCAGGAAGTCATTCCCAGATTTGCTTGCTCTAAACGTCAAGAACGGCGCATCATTTTCCTTTGTCTACTTTGAGAATATGGTTACGTCATGGAATGAGATCACGGAAGAGGAGTTTTACGAGAAGCTCAAGGAATTGGAAGTTAAGCCACAAATGTTGGACGATGTTATTGACCTTACCCATCTTCATGATGTCGAAGAATTCAAGCCATTCGAAGACAGTCCGTATGTTGTTCTTAAATATGTCCCAGAAGTTGCTGTTAAGAAGGTCGTTGAAGGTCCTTACAACCTGTGGAAAAGTTCCGGTGATGAAGCATGCATTTCTGCTTCCTTCTACGTCAAGGAAAAGAGACACCTACTGGCTCAACTCGTTGTTGAGGGTGGTGTTGTTGACTTGACTACTCTGTACTATGAAAGAAGAACCTTTGGATGGTATAACATCACCAGGGAACTCTTTGATTTCAAGGTTGAAAAGCTTAGATCAGTTTCTGATGCCTTCTTGACTGTTTCCTTCTACACTGTCTCACTCTTGTCTGCTGTGGTTTACACTATGACCATGCTTTAA
- a CDS encoding hypothetical protein (encoded by transcript BEWA_035370A): MSEIQDKFLWIEMIVMSMELVLIGYLGHALPLEVLEDKVEVRTVKVQEESDWKVAEFVKGERKKSCSSLPKNVNSMCNLYYVKTWLWCGLNKEVNTVKSTRKQKVAGIRRGKNVKGQTGHCIGQCLKEE, from the coding sequence ATGAGCGAGATCCAAGACAAGTTCCTCTGGATTGAAATGATTGTGATGTCCATGGAGCTTGTTCTCATAGGCTACCTTGGTCACGCCCTTCCACTCGAGGTTCTCGAAGACAAAGTAGAGGTCAGAACCGTCAAAGTGCAAGAGGAGAGCGACTGGAAGGTTGCCGAGTTTGTGAAGGGTGAGAGAAAGAAGAGCTGCTCCAGCCTCCCAAAGAACGTGAACTCCATGTGTAACCTTTACTACGTCAAAACCTGGCTTTGGTGTGGCCTTAACAAAGAGGTAAACACCGTCAAATCCACCAGAAAGCAAAAAGTGGCTGGGATCAGAAGGGGCAAGAACGTCAAAGGTCAAACCGGTCATTGTATTGGTCAATGCTtaaaagaagaataa
- a CDS encoding signal peptide containing protein (encoded by transcript BEWA_035420A): MLTIMKVFVALPLFLISLAVGVLADGPDGSSSVKSPRQELTDLQGKLKSDSLHAMENYTKRNEIKERLKKMIKLIEDVSKDTGSSLGDAMKQVTDMERDFSKNVKRTLVKMRPVYHDSNTLILEINRVLAGTDEDAVTAKVQEAKELLARNKPVLEELKRDYRGKYAQFEALETALRKKGLVLFGTRSDPYDTSEDVVGESGYSGSDIRSMFLGKTPIPALTKDQLIALVQTTEEFLNAKILLAKTLSAGANKNFKMVNESAVNFAKLVKKVNKLESGRERERIKEVLADVQKLEDEILNLRILIKNKVESAITGPEISTTNVLRAKGLLKGDGSGEAINLSQSVYDEVIDILKIAFKTIEKADEILKELEEETHKVATLTTLFEDKLDKANSLYMNFTRYGMLTDAEMKRDEDGMSMYGSKGLVLVTILTLMSIMVY, translated from the coding sequence ATGTTGACGATCATGAAGGTTTTTGTAGCTCTGCCCCTTTTCCTCATTTCTCTTGCAGTAGGCGTCCTTGCTGATGGTCCAGATGGAAGTTCCTCTGTCAAGTCACCGAGACAAGAGTTGACTGATTTACAAGGGAAGCTCAAGAGTGACTCTCTACACGCAATGGAGAATTATACCAAGAGAAACGAAATCAAGGAAAGGCTCaaaaaaatgataaagcTGATTGAGGATGTTTCCAAGGATACAGGAAGCTCCCTTGGTGATGCGATGAAACAAGTGACTGATATGGAACGGGATTTTTCGAAAAATGTCAAAAGGACCCTCGTCAAAATGAGACCAGTCTATCACGACTCCAATACGCTTATACTAGAAATCAATAGAGTATTGGCTGGTACAGATGAGGATGCTGTGACTGCAAAGGTACAAGAGGCAAAGGAGCTATTGGCGAGGAATAAGCCGGTACTCGAGGAACTTAAGAGAGACTATAGGGGTAAATATGCCCAGTTTGAGGCACTTGAAACGGCCCTAAGGAAGAAAGGTCTAGTTCTTTTTGGGACAAGATCTGACCCCTACGATACATCTGAGGATGTCGTAGGTGAGTCAGGCTATTCTGGCTCTGACATTAGAAGCATGTTTTTAGGAAAGACCCCAATTCCGGCACTTACCAAGGATCAACTTATTGCGCTGGTTCAGACTACGGAAGAGTTTCTGAACGCGAAAATTCTCCTTGCCAAAACACTCTCCGCCGGGGCAaataaaaactttaaaatggTCAATGAGTCAGCTGTAAACTTTGCAAAGTTGGTTAAAAAGGTGAATAAACTTGAGAGTGGTAGGGAAAGAGAGAGGATTAAAGAGGTACTTGCAGATGTTCAAAAACTTGAGGATGAGATTTTAAACCTGCGTATATTGATCAAGAACAAGGTAGAATCCGCGATTACAGGTCCCGAAATATCCACTACAAATGTCCTTCGCGCAAAGGGTCTCCTAAAGGGAGATGGTTCCGGGGAGGCGATAAACCTCTCTCAGAGTGTTTATGATGAGGTAATTGACATATTAAAGATAGCATTCAAGACAATAGAGAAAGCCGACgaaattttaaaagagTTGGAGGAGGAAACGCACAAAGTGGCTACGCTCACAACACTCTTTGAGGATAAGTTGGACAAGGCAAATTCCTTGTACATGAACTTTACCAGATATGGAATGCTGACTGACGCTGAAATGAAAAGGGATGAAGATGGGATGAGCATGTATGGGTCAAAGGGTCTTGTTTTGGTGACGATACTTACATTAATGAGCATTATGGTTTACTAG
- a CDS encoding hypothetical protein (encoded by transcript BEWA_035390A) gives MFLAKRESKVRKIVDGKNIIWVSDKYHHCTQVLVHLNGMTPALAQITLETRLNTVVLRVRNVCGFWEATPYFAELFVGLKVPSILNVKFPMDIWLREDNEHMRVLYYEIYKVPSIVMVPRTGHNSGKVVDRRRRIWKTKKSKRILCLKLHPSDDPVLLHIVTMSMSGKVKNKYFARQSNGNWEVINKYGYLRMLHDELRAQVLRDTVQDLEEDSEDEEEEEEEEKKKEPEVEEQLLIIL, from the coding sequence ATGTTCCTCGCAAAGAGAGAATCCAAGGTCAGGAAGATTGTGGATGGCAAAAACATAATTTGGGTATCTGACAAGTATCACCACTGCACTCAAGTCTTGGTGCATTTGAACGGTATGACGCCAGCGCTGGCACAAATAACGCTGGAGACTAGACTTAACACGGTCGTTCTCAGGGTCAGAAATGTCTGTGGATTCTGGGAAGCTACGCCGTACTTTGCCGAACTCTTTGTGGGTCTTAAAGTTCCGTCGATCCTTAACGTAAAGTTTCCCATGGACATTTGGCTACGTGAAGATAACGAGCATATGAGAGTGCTATACTACGAAATATACAAAGTTCCCAGTATAGTTATGGTGCCAAGAACGGGCCATAACAGCGGAAAGGTTGTTGACAGGAGAAGGAGGATTTGGAAGACCAAAAAGAGCAAGAGGATACTCTGCCTAAAACTCCATCCCTCCGATGATCCCGTTCTTTTACACATTGTAACAATGAGCATGTCTGGAAAGGTGAAGAACAAGTACTTCGCCAGGCAGTCAAATGGGAACTGGGAGGTCATTAACAAGTATGGATATTTGCGAATGCTCCATGATGAATTGCGTGCCCAGGTACTCAGGGATACAGTTCAAGatctggaagaagattcCGAAgatgaggaggaagaagaggaagaggagaaaaagaaagaaCCTGAAGTGGAAGAGCAATTGTTAATCATACTTTGA
- a CDS encoding signal peptide containing protein (encoded by transcript BEWA_035350A), translating to MLKSLISTSVVTVLALVFGIAVIVPLMTDRKGSKSKHTHHVPKEDHSRIPALDFGSILDYTSGDFKVKVSSSSFTHEFIKYSHQPEQGGLFLVDKFKYHELELSGITFSEPLLDVHVYFRNYPFAPLLVELTVPGDDKPGRIFLRSNGDGSFYKKTVGDVLFELDMVVETLYSMIVVYIDKDSWYKYYDVIVDVTKTEDNPAPGYDSYLHDRKFFQPMGVTDFYDGRKRLSGLPTGGDIQNVMVYVSREGRVPLMIRTARAPFYPKTEYISYSYYFSNGDGSWTQYTSNLTKRQLKIKLDEVKGRLVPPQPKKGEKDF from the exons ATGCTCAAAAGTTTGATTTCTACATCAGTTGTCACAGTTCTCGCACTAGTCTTTGGGATAGCTGTTATCGTGCCGCTAATGACCGACCGCAAGGGCTCCAAGTCCAAACACACCCACCACGTTCCCAAAGAGGACCATTCCAGAATCCCGGCACTCGACTTTGGTAGCATTCTCGACTACACCTCTGGAGACTTCAAGGTTAAGGTATCGAGTTCCAGTTTCACGCATGAATTCATCAAATACTCTCACCAGCCGGAACAGGGCGGACTCTTTCTGGTGGACAAATTCAAGTACCACGAGCTCGAACTCTCTGGAATAACATTCTCTGAGCCTCTACTCGACGTTCATGTCTACTTCAGGAATTATCCCTTCGCTCCTCTGTTGGTGGAACTCACTGTACCTGGAGATGACAAGCCCGGTAGAATCTTCTTAAGGAGCAACGGCGACGGCTCCTTCTACAAGAAGACGGTCGGAGATGTGCTCTTTGAGCTAGACATGGTGGTAGAAACCCTATACAGCATGATCGTTGTCTACATCGACAAGGACTCCTGGTACAAGTACTATGACGTTATAGTCGACGTTACCAAGACGGAAGACAACCCTGCACCAGGCTACGACTCGTATCTGCATGACAGAAAGTTCTTCCAGCCAATGGGAGTCACTGACTTTTATGACGGACGCAAGAGACTATCCGGTCTCCCAACTGGAGGGGACATCCAAAATGTCATGGTCTACGTCTCAAGAGAAGGTCGTGTGCCTCTCATGATCAGAACAGCTCGTGCTCCCTTCTACCCCAAAACAGAGTACATTTCCTACAGCTACTACTTTAGCAACGGAGATGGAAGCTGGACACAGTACACTTCAAACCTAACAAAGAGACAGTTGAAGATCAAACTCGATGAAGTCAAGGGAAGATTAGTCCCACCTCAACCCAAAAAAGGAG AAAAAGACTTTTAG
- a CDS encoding signal peptide containing protein (encoded by transcript BEWA_035410A) produces MKILSLLYMAFLVGLCKFVDSRESDGLISTCNEDISGCQSSLSFSLDLAELDETRVTIQEYVEKGVKRVSLTPKENVLVSSVVDAGATLWEPKEDKECKFLTLVSKDDLTLLAIDVVKCGNFEFICFEKEPNGKWSEVTREAFEGKVNKIL; encoded by the coding sequence ATGAAGATTCTATCGCTGCTATACATGGCCTTTTTGGTGGGATTGtgcaaatttgtagatTCCAGAGAGTCGGATGGTCTAATTTCCACATGTAACGAGGACATTAGTGGATGTCAAAGTTCTCTTTCCTTCAGCCTTGATCTTGCCGAACTGGATGAAACAAGAGTGACCATTCAAGAATACGTGGAAAAGGGTGTCAAGAGAGTATCTCTAACTCCCAAGGAGAATGTTCTCGTATCCTCTGTTGTGGATGCTGGAGCTACTCTCTGGGAGCCCAAAGAAGATAAGGAGTGCAAGTTTTTGACTCTTGTATCCAAGGATGATTTAACCCTTTTAGCTATTGATGTCGTGAAATGCGGaaattttgaatttatATGCTTTGAGAAGGAACCAAATGGAAAGTGGAGTGAGGTTACGCGGGAGGCTTTTGAAGGCAAAGTTAACAAGATACTATAG